Proteins encoded in a region of the Vitis riparia cultivar Riparia Gloire de Montpellier isolate 1030 chromosome 7, EGFV_Vit.rip_1.0, whole genome shotgun sequence genome:
- the LOC117918905 gene encoding uncharacterized protein LOC117918905 gives MVGGETKIESAFSWADEVEKEEEEARIRTHERQRSNPFGSARPREVVLQEKGIDWRKLDQDLHQPSNTRYETPVEKPLKENNPAYSAWAANKKQEIFSGRSLQSKSEIRDPGFNRREVSGGFMTPQKQMGGVFVGPPPRYQTRNVLACLSEEAYHNSNRLDSEERTFQYRNHIDFLYNNSNEARREMMFHEPQTKQFYNSSGLGIEGHIHHYDDQFGAHTSLVGWDREYREFDFGGRRYSGVELRRPWMEALHCGRNLGKSVACEERRDADADYNRRKFMKHSSGCWPLANERKEALLIHEKRPPSVDDHARNGGVGRRLMNPPSNGATQQRRETLLIHEKRPLYVDDHATNGGVGRRLMNPPSNGAAQQRQQQQQRQHNNSGNRMVKLTRREMYLEKKENKTEWQRDAGRFGGGSMEEAGDGERAEGQCNMKKKGANSAGNYRKRMMKSGPESYHQHGKRR, from the exons ATGGTGGGAGGTGAAACGAAGATTGAATCTGCATTTTCCTGGGCGGATGAGgttgaaaaagaagaggaagaagctaGAATTAGAACCCATGAAAGGCAGAGATCAAATCCTTTTGGCTCTGCAAGGCCTAGAGAAGTCGTTCTCCAAGAGAAAGGGATCGATTGGCGAAAACTCGACCAAGATCTTCACCAACCCTCCAATACACG ATATGAGACTCCGGTGGAGAAGCCTCTTAAAGAAAACAACCCTGCATATTCGGCCTGGGCTGCCAACAAAAAACAGGAGATTTTCTCAGGCAGAAGTCTGCAATCAAAATCTGAAATTAGAGATCCGGGGTTTAACAGAAGGGAAGTTTCAGGGGGTTTTATGACTCCCCAGAAGCAGATGGGTGGAGTATTTGTTGGTCCCCCACCAAGATATCAAACTAGAAATGTCTTGGCCTGTTTATCAGAGGAGGCATATCACAACTCAAATAGATTGGATAGTGAGGAGAGGACGTTTCAGTATAGGAATCACATTGATTTTCTGTACAATAACAGCAATGAGGCGCGAAGAGAGATGATGTTTCATGAACCCCAGACGAAGCAATTTTATAACTCCAGCGGGCTGGGCATTGAGGGGCACATTCACCACTATGATGATCAGTTTGGCGCACATACCTCTCTTGTTGGATGGGACAGGGAATACAGAGAGTTCGATTTCGGTGGAAGAAGATACAGTGGGGTAGAGTTGAGGCGTCCATGGATGGAGGCACTACATTGTGGGAGAAACTTGGGAAAATCAGTGGCTTGTGAGGAAAGGCGAGATGCAGACGCTGATTATAACAGAAGGAAGTTCATGAAACATAGTTCAGGGTGTTGGCCACTGgcaaatgaaaggaaagaagccCTTCTCATTCATGAGAAAAGGCCACCATCTGTTGATGATCATGCAAGAAATGGTGGAGTTGGCAGGAGGCTGATGAACCCGCCTTCCAATGGAGCTACACAGCAAAGGAGAGAAACCCTTCTCATTCATGAGAAAAGGCCACTATATGTTGATGATCATGCAACAAATGGTGGAGTTGGCAGGAGGTTGATGAACCCGCCTTCCAATGGAGCTGCACAGCAGagacagcagcagcagcaacggCAACATAACAATTCAGGCAACAGAATGGTAAAGTTAACTAGAAGAGAGATGTACctggagaaaaaggaaaacaagacAGAATGGCAGAGAGACGCTGGACGATTTGGAGGTGGCTCCATGGAAGAAGCTGGTGATGGTGAGAGAGCAGAAGGACAGTGCAATATGAAGAAGAAGGGAGCAAATTCTGCTGGGAACTACAGGAAGAGAATGATGAAATCAGGACCTGAAAGCTACCACCAGCATGggaaaagaagatga
- the LOC117918677 gene encoding CTP synthase: protein MKYVLVTGGVVSGLGKGVTASSVGVVLKACGLRVTSIKIDPYLNRDAGTMSPFEHGEVFVLDDGGEVDLDLGNYERFLDVTLTKDNNITTGKIYQSVLEKERRGDYLGKTVQVVPHVTDAIKNWIESVSVIPVDGKEGPADVCVIELGGTVGDIESMPFIEALRQLLFSVGQDNFCLIHVSLIPVLGVVGEQKTKPTQHSVRELRALGLTPHLLACRSAQPLLETTKEKLSQFCHVPVGNILNIHDVPNIWHVPLLLRNQNAHNSILKQLNLSKATPPDLQEWTKRAEIFDSLTNSVRIAMVGKYVGLTDSYLSVVKALLHACIACSLKPSVDWIAASDLEDDSAVLTPEAHATAWKTLRNAACVLVPGGFGDRGVKGMILAAKYARENNVPYLGICLGMQISVIEFARSVLGMERANSEEFDTQTPDRVVMFMPEGSTTHMGSTMRLGSRRTLFQTPDCITAKLYHNSEYVDERHRHRYEVNPHMVGVLEEGGLKFVGKDESGQRMEILELPSHPFYVGVQFHPEFKSRPGRPSALFLGFILAAIGQLEAYLSQHQNGS, encoded by the exons ATGAAGTACGTGTTGGTGACGGGAGGAGTCGTCAGTGGACTCGGCAAAGGAGTGACGGCGAGCAGTGTAGGCGTCGTTCTCAAAGCTTGTGGCCTTCGCGTTACTTCCATTAAAATAG ATCCTTACTTGAACAGGGATGCTGGTACAATGTCCCCGTTTGAACATGGGGAGGTTTTTGTTCTTGATGATGGTGGAGAG GTTGATTTAGACTTGGGTAACTATGAGAGGTTCCTGGATGTGACTCTTACAAAAGATAACAACATTACGACAGGAAAAATATATCAG TCTGTCCTTGAGAAAGAACGAAGAGGAGATTATCTTGGAAAGACTGTCCAG GTGGTTCCACATGTCACAGATGCCATTAAGAATTGGATTGAATCAGTCTCTGTCATTCCTGTGGATGGAAAAGAGGGCCCAGCAGATGTGTGTGTGATAGAGTTGGGAGGGACTGTTG gtGACATTGAATCAATGCCATTCATCGAGGCTTTGCgacaattattattttcagtCG GACAAGATAACTTTTGCCTCATTCATGTGAGCCTTATACCTGTACTGGGTGTTGTGGGAGAGCAA AAAACAAAGCCTACACAACATAGCGTGCGGGAATTGAGAGCATTAGGCCTGACTCCTCATCTGTTGGCATGTCGTTCTGCTCAG CCTTTATTGGAAACTACAAAGGAGAAACTTTCACAGTTTTGCCATGTTCCA GTTGGTAACATTCTCAATATCCATGATGTTCCAAACATTTGGCACGTTCCTCTTTTGCTTCGG AACCAAAATGCTCATAATTCCATTCTAAAACAGCTAAATCTTAG CAAGGCTACACCTCCTGATTTACAAGAATGGACGAAGAGGGCAGAGATTTTTGATAGTCTCACAAATTCT GTGAGAATTGCAATGGTTGGGAAGTATGTTGGTCTGACAGATTCATATCTGTCTGTTGTGAAG GCCCTTCTGCATGCTTGCATTGCATGTTCTTTGAAGCCATCAGTGGACTGGATTGCAGCTTCTGATCTTGAAGATGATAGTGCAGTATTG ACACCAGAAGCTCATGCTACTGCATGGAAGACTCTAAGG AATGCAGCATGTGTCCTGGTTCCAGGAGGCTTTGGTGATCGTGGTGTGAAAGGAATGATATTGGCTGCAAAGTATGCCAGAGAGAATAATGTTCCTTATCTTGGGATTTGCTTGGGCATGCAGATTTCTGTGATTGAGTTTGCTAGATCT GTTTTGGGCATGGAAAGGGCCAATAGTGAAGAGTTTGACACCCAGACACCTGATCGTGTTGTAATGTTCATGCCAGAG GGTTCAACAACGCATATGGGAAGCACCATGAGACTAGGATCTCGAAGAACACTGTTCCAGACTCCTGATTGTATTACTGCAAAACT GTACCATAATTCAGAGTACGTGGATGAGCGGCATCGACATAGATATGAG GTGAACCCACATATGGTTGGTGTTCTAGAAGAAGGTGGCCTGAAGTTTGTAGGGAAAGATGAAAGTGGACAAAGAATGGAG ATTTTAGAGCTTCCCAGTCATCCATTCTATGTGGGCGTGCAATTTCATCCAGAATTTAAGTCACGGCCTGGGAGGCCATCAGCTCTCTTTCTAG GTTTTATATTGGCTGCAATTGGGCAGTTGGAAGCATATCTTAGCCAGCATCAGAATGGCAGTTAA
- the LOC117918678 gene encoding uncharacterized protein LOC117918678: MKRERQLGRRAWNLLRLVLLWARKGGVFKRSLMMELRLVPKFLKKLGNSRQDSIHYGERELSFDDTPIFHVKMHRPGSMRFKMPHIPCINPQVDFDYDFEFNDDDGSEVGDGEDARKSFLMGGDEEDSGCGGCEEEEGIDVKAEEFIAKFYAQMKLQRQISYLQYNEMLNRGTS, from the coding sequence ATGAAGAGAGAACGCCAACTTGGTCGTAGGGCATGGAACCTTCTGCGGTTAGTGTTGTTATGGGCGCGGAAAGGAGGGGTGTTCAAGAGGAGTTTGATGATGGAGCTGAGGCTGGTGCCCAAGTTCTTGAAAAAGCTGGGGAACTCCAGGCAAGACTCGATCCATTACGGAGAGCGCGAACTGTCGTTTGACGACACCCCCATTTTCCATGTGAAGATGCATCGTCCAGGGTCGATGAGATTCAAGATGCCTCACATCCCATGCATAAATCCGCAGGTGGATTTTGATTATGATTTCGAGTTCAATGACGACGATGGCAGTGAAGTTGGGGACGGGGAAGACGCAAGGAAGAGTTTCTTGATGGGGGGAGATGAAGAAGACTCTGGTTGTGGGGGCTGTGAAGAGGAAGAAGGGATTGATGTGAAGGCGGAGGAGTTCATAGCTAAGTTCTATGCTCAAATGAAGCTGCAGAGACAGATCTCATATTTGCAGTACAATGAGATGCTAAACAGAGGCACAAGCTGA
- the LOC117918977 gene encoding uncharacterized protein LOC117918977, translating into MEDQAAMKAIVPQPTKKPTKKRGPMSIFKAALFMVRRNHSKKKAPVAVDVASNAMKLVGSMRPLHLQESNSPPQPRIHVSISMDNFQDVYPPPISPSAASSSGSSIDGMSRYASAQNLQELGRSDDDDVWGDGGDEMIDIKAKEFIAQFYAQMRLERLDSFKRATG; encoded by the coding sequence ATGGAAGATCAAGCTGCCATGAAGGCCATTGTGCCCCAACCCACTAAGAAACCCACAAAGAAGCGTGGGCCAATGTCTATTTTCAAGGCAGCCTTGTTCATGGTACGACGTAATCACAGCAAAAAGAAAGCTCCGGTGGCTGTCGACGTCGCCTCCAACGCCATGAAGCTCGTCGGCTCCATGCGCCCTCTCCACCTCCAGGAGAGCAACTCCCCGCCTCAGCCCCGCATCCATGTCTCCATCTCCATGGACAACTTCCAGGACGTCTACCCGCCGCCCATCTCCCCCAGCGCCGCCTCTTCCTCCGGCAGTTCCATCGACGGCATGAGCCGCTACGCCTCCGCTCAGAACCTCCAAGAACTCGGCCGCTCCGACGACGACGATGTCTGGGGTGACGGTGGAGACGAAATGATCGACATCAAGGCCAAGGAGTTCATCGCTCAGTTCTACGCGCAGATGAGGCTTGAACGCTTGGATTCCTTCAAACGTGCCACGGGCTAA
- the LOC117918213 gene encoding uncharacterized protein LOC117918213: MDQSTSGHRFSGVDRRPGIVSGKNFSNGQTYMAGPHSPDLRPVPPRGESVNHGSSAAKPWDFGDPDMRRRKRIAKYKVYTVEGKVKSSLRKGLRWFKNKCHEIIHGY; encoded by the coding sequence ATGGATCAGTCCACGTCGGGTCACCGGTTCTCCGGCGTGGACCGGAGGCCGGGGATTGTGAGCGGGAAGAACTTCAGCAACGGTCAGACGTACATGGCGGGGCCTCACTCGCCCGATCTACGGCCGGTTCCACCGCGAGGGGAGAGTGTGAACCACGGCTCGTCGGCGGCGAAGCCCTGGGACTTCGGCGATCCGGATATGAGGAGGCGAAAGCGGATCGCGAAGTACAAGGTTTATACTGTTGAAGGTAAGGTAAAGTCTTCTCTGAGGAAAGGGCTTCGCTGGTTCAAGAACAAGTGCCATGAGATTATTCATGGCTACTAG